The following proteins are co-located in the Vibrio astriarenae genome:
- a CDS encoding phosphate ABC transporter substrate-binding protein codes for MKKNFITALVAISSITFTGASLAQDTISAVGSSSVTPLMETFGEVYSKAHPEIFVEVQGPGSSAGVKAAKSNTADLGMASRELKDSEKEPELVAKVIARDGIAVVVNPNNEVKELTSQQIQEIYKGEIKNWKEVGGADKPIVAITRDTASGTRGAFEDIMDLKQKVNGQKVSAISQHAQVANGNGALKTSVASNPYAIGYISLGTVDQSVKALAVDKTEATISNVKNGSYKVARPFLVLYKGQPNARTTEFLQWMESKEAQQLVDEKGYISIH; via the coding sequence ATGAAAAAGAATTTTATCACTGCACTAGTGGCTATTTCGTCTATCACATTTACTGGTGCTTCATTGGCTCAAGATACTATCTCTGCTGTTGGCTCTAGTTCGGTAACGCCATTAATGGAAACATTCGGCGAGGTGTATTCTAAAGCTCATCCGGAAATCTTCGTTGAAGTGCAAGGCCCTGGTTCAAGTGCTGGTGTTAAAGCAGCAAAATCAAACACCGCTGACCTTGGCATGGCTTCTCGTGAACTAAAAGATTCAGAAAAAGAGCCAGAGCTAGTAGCAAAAGTTATTGCTCGCGATGGTATCGCTGTTGTGGTTAATCCAAACAATGAAGTGAAAGAATTGACTTCACAGCAGATCCAAGAGATCTACAAAGGTGAGATTAAAAACTGGAAAGAAGTGGGTGGCGCTGATAAACCAATCGTAGCGATTACCCGTGACACAGCATCGGGCACTCGCGGTGCATTTGAAGACATCATGGACCTGAAACAAAAAGTAAATGGCCAAAAAGTGTCTGCTATTTCACAACACGCGCAAGTAGCAAATGGAAACGGTGCATTGAAAACATCAGTCGCTTCGAACCCATACGCTATTGGCTATATCTCTTTAGGAACGGTTGACCAATCCGTTAAAGCACTCGCTGTTGATAAAACAGAGGCGACAATTAGCAATGTTAAAAACGGCAGCTACAAAGTCGCTCGCCCATTTTTAGTGCTATACAAAGGCCAACCTAACGCTCGTACCACTGAGTTCCTTCAATGGATGGAAAGTAAAGAAGCTCAACAACTTGTCGATGAAAAAGGCTATATTTCAATTCACTAA
- a CDS encoding L-fucose/L-arabinose isomerase family protein codes for MINIPQVKMGIVAVSRDCFPLSLSQQRRQAVVSACTEKDIEIIELETIIENENDMVKALEEATAKQLNSLVIYLGNFGPEGPLSQMAQRFDGPVMFVSAAEESTSCLADQRGDAYCGMLNASYSAGLRNIRPHIPEYPVGTPTEVADMIDDFVPVARTILGLKGLKIFSFGPRPQDFVACNAPIKALFDLGVEIMENSELDLYDMYLEAEGHEDIPAIIADMEKELGDNNPYPDLLPKLAQYEAALLDFHKNNLGGSTFGIFANKCWPSFQKFFGFVPCYVNARLAERGIPVACEVDIYGALSEYMITCATNHPATLLDINNTVPKDMVEANQEIMGDYTEKDLFMGFHCGNTASSCMKNSQLRFQKIMHSLLEPTEEPNITRGTLEGQIKPGDVTLFRLQSTADTKLRSYVAQGNILDIDPESFGSIAVFAIPEMKRFYRHVLIQKRYPHHAGIAFGHVGKTLYQVLNLLGVEEIDYNQPASERYPNEIPCTFLG; via the coding sequence ATGATTAATATTCCACAAGTTAAAATGGGTATCGTAGCGGTGAGCCGTGACTGTTTCCCACTATCACTGTCACAGCAACGCCGTCAGGCGGTGGTTTCAGCGTGTACTGAAAAAGATATCGAAATTATTGAGCTAGAAACCATCATCGAAAATGAAAACGATATGGTGAAAGCACTAGAAGAGGCGACGGCTAAGCAGCTTAATTCACTGGTTATTTATCTTGGTAACTTTGGACCTGAAGGCCCGCTATCACAGATGGCACAGCGCTTTGATGGCCCTGTTATGTTTGTTTCGGCAGCGGAAGAGTCAACATCATGTCTCGCAGATCAACGCGGTGATGCATACTGTGGAATGCTGAACGCTTCATACAGCGCGGGTTTACGCAACATTCGTCCACATATCCCTGAGTACCCAGTGGGCACACCTACTGAAGTTGCTGACATGATTGATGACTTCGTCCCAGTCGCTCGCACTATTTTGGGTCTTAAAGGTCTTAAAATTTTTAGTTTTGGCCCTCGCCCACAAGACTTTGTCGCTTGTAACGCACCAATCAAAGCCCTGTTCGACCTTGGTGTTGAAATCATGGAAAACAGTGAGCTAGACCTGTACGACATGTACCTTGAAGCAGAAGGTCATGAAGATATTCCAGCCATCATCGCGGACATGGAAAAAGAGTTGGGTGACAACAACCCATACCCAGATCTACTGCCTAAGCTGGCTCAATACGAAGCGGCTCTACTTGATTTCCATAAGAACAACCTTGGTGGCTCTACGTTCGGTATTTTCGCCAATAAGTGCTGGCCATCATTCCAGAAGTTCTTCGGTTTCGTGCCTTGTTATGTAAACGCTCGCCTAGCTGAACGCGGCATTCCAGTCGCTTGTGAAGTTGACATCTATGGTGCGCTGTCTGAGTACATGATCACTTGTGCGACCAATCACCCAGCTACACTGCTTGACATCAATAACACGGTGCCAAAAGACATGGTTGAAGCGAATCAAGAGATCATGGGAGACTACACAGAGAAAGACCTGTTCATGGGCTTCCACTGTGGTAATACGGCTTCAAGCTGTATGAAGAACTCACAGCTGCGGTTCCAAAAAATCATGCACAGCCTATTAGAACCAACCGAAGAGCCAAACATCACACGCGGTACGCTAGAAGGCCAAATCAAGCCAGGAGACGTTACCCTATTCCGTCTACAATCAACGGCTGATACCAAGCTTCGTTCTTACGTTGCACAAGGCAACATTCTTGACATCGACCCTGAGTCATTCGGTTCAATCGCGGTATTTGCGATTCCTGAGATGAAGCGTTTCTACCGCCACGTCCTTATCCAAAAACGCTACCCTCACCATGCGGGTATTGCCTTTGGTCACGTGGGCAAAACTCTGTATCAAGTATTGAACTTACTGGGTGTTGAAGAGATTGATTACAACCAACCTGCTTCAGAGCGTTACCCTAACGAAATTCCTTGTACTTTCTTAGGCTAA
- a CDS encoding UDP-glucose--hexose-1-phosphate uridylyltransferase yields MSNTEFNPVDHPHRRYNPLTGQWILVSPHRAKRPWSGQDEKPSTEQLPSYDGKCFLCPTNERISGDVNPDYQGTYVFNNDFAALMTDSPDAPESDNPLFKTQGVRGLSRVICFSPDHSKTLPELPLDKIRGVIDTWDEQIEELGKEYVWVQAFENKGETMGCSQPHPHGQIWANSFLPNEIERKEKNLKAYFDENGTNLLVDYVQAEIEDGSRIVVETEHWVAVVPYWAAWPFETMLLPKTHIRRMSELSDEQRDDLALAIKKLTSRYDNLFQCSFPYSMGWHYAPFFEEGTDIDHWQLHALFYPPLLRSASVRKFMVGYEMLAESQRDLTAEQAAQRLRDLSDVHYKEQ; encoded by the coding sequence ATGTCGAATACAGAATTTAACCCAGTGGATCATCCACACCGTCGTTACAACCCATTGACTGGTCAATGGATTTTAGTGTCACCACACCGCGCAAAGCGTCCTTGGAGTGGTCAGGATGAAAAGCCGTCTACTGAGCAATTGCCAAGTTATGATGGTAAGTGTTTCTTATGCCCAACCAATGAGCGCATTTCGGGCGATGTAAACCCTGATTATCAAGGCACTTATGTGTTCAATAACGATTTTGCGGCTCTGATGACGGACTCTCCAGATGCGCCGGAATCAGACAACCCGTTGTTTAAAACACAAGGTGTTCGCGGATTGAGCCGAGTTATCTGCTTCTCTCCCGATCACAGTAAGACTTTACCTGAGTTGCCTCTTGATAAGATCCGTGGCGTCATTGATACATGGGACGAGCAAATCGAAGAGCTAGGTAAGGAGTATGTTTGGGTACAGGCCTTTGAGAATAAGGGTGAGACGATGGGCTGTTCACAGCCACACCCGCATGGCCAAATCTGGGCAAATAGCTTTCTACCGAACGAAATTGAGCGTAAAGAAAAAAATCTAAAAGCTTATTTTGATGAGAACGGAACAAACCTGTTGGTGGACTACGTTCAAGCAGAAATCGAAGATGGCTCGCGCATTGTTGTTGAGACAGAGCATTGGGTCGCGGTTGTCCCATATTGGGCAGCTTGGCCGTTTGAAACCATGTTGCTGCCGAAGACACATATTCGCCGCATGAGCGAATTGTCTGATGAGCAACGCGACGATCTTGCATTAGCGATCAAAAAGCTGACTAGCCGTTACGACAACTTGTTCCAGTGCTCATTCCCGTACTCTATGGGCTGGCACTATGCGCCATTCTTTGAAGAAGGTACTGATATCGATCACTGGCAGTTGCATGCACTGTTCTACCCACCACTACTGCGCAGTGCGTCAGTCCGTAAGTTCATGGTGGGCTATGAGATGTTAGCAGAGTCTCAACGTGATTTAACGGCTGAGCAAGCTGCGCAGCGCCTACGTGATTTAAGTGATGTTCATTACAAAGAACAATAA
- a CDS encoding VF530 family protein encodes MMTDEERIELQQNNPLHGLKLETLLKELVDFYGWDILDAAMRFNCFHTNPSIASSVKYLKKTDWAREKVENFYLYRFKRMPRASAEEYDLAPRARTFPHGLQSKEPMELTVDSILKSQAKAASAFKERSSRGRPSRR; translated from the coding sequence ATGATGACAGATGAAGAAAGAATTGAGCTTCAGCAGAACAATCCACTACATGGATTGAAACTAGAGACCTTGCTCAAAGAGCTGGTGGATTTTTACGGCTGGGATATTCTTGATGCGGCAATGAGGTTCAACTGCTTCCATACTAACCCATCAATTGCGAGCAGCGTGAAATATCTGAAAAAGACAGATTGGGCACGTGAGAAGGTAGAGAACTTTTATCTGTATCGCTTTAAGCGTATGCCACGCGCTTCAGCAGAAGAGTATGACTTAGCACCGCGTGCACGAACCTTTCCTCATGGTTTGCAGTCCAAAGAGCCAATGGAGCTAACGGTAGACTCTATTTTGAAGTCACAAGCAAAGGCAGCTTCTGCTTTCAAAGAGCGCTCTTCTCGCGGTCGTCCATCTCGGCGTTAA
- a CDS encoding aldose epimerase family protein: protein MLAQQEALKPKVWGEYSLYSLTNRNGTQVDISDLGAIIVNFFTTDKHEQRRNIVLGYDTPEQYIEGRVFFGCVVGPWANRIANGCYEYQGQIVHLENNEGDNHLHGASANIGAKRWAVEQAFDNRIVLSVAMKAEEAGYPANIQFKVVYELTDSDHLNIEYSAIPDATVPLNMTQHSYFNLGDADNVLDHIAQIHSDKYLHVDSKAIPREVRSVAATPLDLRAPVAIGQSIDSDFQQLSMAGGYDHCWCFDGVDADQPIIKNASVTDPDSGLTLSVYSDQIGMQFYTGNFIENEIGHNGKVLGKRSGFCLETQCYPDQVNMSHAATCMYEAGEQYRHRVSYQISK from the coding sequence ATGTTGGCACAACAAGAAGCATTAAAACCAAAAGTTTGGGGTGAATACTCGCTCTATTCGCTCACCAACCGAAATGGTACTCAGGTAGATATCTCAGATCTCGGTGCCATCATCGTTAACTTCTTTACCACAGACAAACACGAGCAGCGCCGAAATATCGTTTTGGGCTATGACACACCAGAGCAATACATTGAAGGCCGTGTGTTTTTTGGTTGTGTGGTTGGCCCTTGGGCAAATCGCATTGCTAATGGGTGTTATGAATACCAAGGGCAAATTGTTCACTTAGAAAATAATGAAGGCGACAACCACCTTCATGGTGCTTCTGCCAACATTGGTGCAAAACGTTGGGCTGTTGAACAGGCGTTCGATAATAGAATCGTACTTTCTGTTGCGATGAAGGCAGAAGAAGCGGGCTACCCTGCGAATATTCAGTTTAAGGTTGTGTATGAGCTGACAGACAGCGACCACCTCAATATTGAGTACTCTGCGATTCCTGATGCAACAGTGCCTCTAAACATGACGCAACACTCGTACTTCAATCTTGGTGATGCCGATAACGTTCTTGACCATATTGCACAAATTCATTCCGACAAATACCTACACGTCGATAGCAAGGCGATTCCGCGAGAAGTACGCTCAGTCGCAGCTACTCCATTGGATCTCAGAGCACCTGTCGCGATTGGTCAATCTATCGATTCAGACTTCCAACAATTATCTATGGCGGGTGGCTATGACCACTGCTGGTGTTTTGATGGTGTCGATGCAGACCAACCGATCATTAAAAATGCATCCGTCACTGACCCAGACTCAGGCTTAACCTTGTCGGTTTACAGTGATCAAATCGGCATGCAGTTCTACACCGGTAATTTCATCGAAAACGAAATCGGCCATAACGGAAAAGTACTCGGCAAACGATCAGGTTTCTGTCTCGAAACCCAATGCTACCCAGACCAAGTCAACATGAGTCACGCAGCAACCTGTATGTATGAAGCTGGCGAGCAGTATCGTCACCGCGTGAGTTACCAAATTTCAAAATAA
- a CDS encoding methyl-accepting chemotaxis protein encodes MRFLKRNQAKAQPVELEPSKVLTLSYNDLLNLDETALTASVGKPSLILGFLPCKSDIDRVRHKLASITSGEILLTTTSGQLNSLSDDTYQTQRSSDIVLQIFSEELIEDVSCHTVNLPCQDILRQEQTQTKDQRVAAIVQQLNAIQPSFELDHKDTFALTLVNGFTNCESWLMEAVYQQAKFAVPFVGGTAGNDLSNNQTTIATRNKTYQTQAILCFVKINPNYQYKLFTSHNYEPTTKHWLITDANPAFRSVNKVLSSDGTDMIGFVDALCTHLQCRPEQLEQALGNYTFAIKVKDTYYIRSVASIDIENGSLSFFCDLPLATNLYLMKSKDFIATTQRDFDAFNPRDKEPVSGILFDCVLRRLKNQSALNRLNTFDDFPCAGFSTFGELCGVNVNETLSALFFYRKGDLSRTKTDNFVAQYASFSRYFLELELQANKLLSQMQETLITTSQSAMSVANESLSLSKEAEEKTQAINSDSRELNAQFATFNQSIQTLSTQLGSLTDNVTKAEQDLSTIEAIFRIIEQIAEQTNLLALNASIEAARAGQYGRGFAVVADEVRKLAQNTQTSLNDSRDSVARLLQQITQISQDVNIASSEMNNANQQTVSILNNIQDIDSHVEETDQLLKSNIAIAQKLDTIYKQGEISNQNVTVIREQFIH; translated from the coding sequence ATGCGCTTTTTAAAACGAAACCAGGCCAAGGCTCAGCCTGTAGAACTAGAACCTTCAAAGGTTCTAACGCTTAGCTACAATGACCTACTTAATCTTGACGAAACCGCCCTAACCGCGTCTGTGGGCAAGCCGAGTTTGATTTTGGGCTTCCTTCCTTGTAAATCTGATATAGACCGCGTCCGGCATAAACTCGCCAGCATAACCAGTGGAGAAATTCTTTTAACCACCACATCCGGTCAACTCAATAGCCTAAGTGACGACACCTATCAAACCCAACGCTCTAGCGACATCGTACTGCAAATTTTTTCAGAAGAACTTATCGAAGATGTCTCTTGCCACACCGTCAATCTTCCTTGCCAAGACATTCTTCGCCAGGAACAAACCCAAACCAAAGACCAGCGTGTCGCAGCCATCGTTCAGCAACTCAATGCGATTCAACCAAGTTTTGAACTTGATCATAAAGACACCTTCGCACTCACACTGGTCAATGGATTTACTAACTGCGAAAGCTGGTTGATGGAAGCCGTCTATCAACAAGCCAAGTTTGCTGTTCCATTCGTAGGTGGCACTGCAGGTAACGACTTAAGCAACAATCAAACGACCATTGCGACCCGCAATAAAACCTACCAAACACAGGCGATCCTTTGCTTTGTTAAGATAAATCCGAACTATCAATACAAGTTATTCACCAGCCACAACTATGAACCCACGACGAAGCATTGGTTGATTACTGATGCGAACCCTGCTTTTCGTAGCGTAAACAAGGTGTTGAGCAGCGATGGCACTGACATGATTGGTTTTGTTGACGCCCTCTGCACACACTTGCAATGCCGACCAGAACAACTTGAACAAGCATTGGGTAATTACACCTTTGCGATTAAAGTAAAAGACACGTATTACATTCGCTCGGTGGCAAGCATCGACATTGAGAATGGCTCACTCTCGTTCTTCTGTGATTTGCCATTGGCGACTAACCTCTACTTAATGAAGAGCAAAGACTTCATCGCCACGACACAGCGAGACTTTGATGCTTTCAACCCGCGTGACAAAGAACCTGTCAGCGGTATCTTGTTTGATTGTGTGCTTCGTCGACTTAAAAACCAGAGTGCTCTTAATCGATTGAATACCTTTGATGATTTCCCATGCGCGGGATTCTCAACGTTTGGTGAACTGTGTGGCGTCAACGTCAATGAAACTCTCAGCGCTCTGTTCTTCTATCGTAAAGGAGACCTCTCGCGCACCAAAACCGACAACTTCGTTGCCCAGTATGCCTCATTCTCTCGTTATTTCTTAGAGCTCGAACTGCAAGCCAACAAGCTACTCAGTCAAATGCAAGAGACTTTGATCACCACCAGCCAAAGTGCAATGTCGGTAGCAAACGAGTCACTTTCGCTATCAAAAGAGGCTGAAGAGAAAACTCAAGCCATCAACTCTGATAGTCGTGAACTTAACGCTCAGTTTGCTACGTTCAATCAGTCGATTCAGACTCTCTCAACTCAGTTGGGTAGCCTGACTGATAATGTGACGAAAGCGGAACAAGATCTTTCGACGATTGAAGCCATTTTCCGCATCATTGAGCAAATCGCCGAGCAAACTAACCTTCTGGCGCTTAACGCCAGTATTGAGGCAGCTCGTGCTGGCCAATACGGTCGAGGGTTTGCTGTTGTCGCTGATGAAGTGCGAAAGCTAGCGCAAAACACTCAAACTTCTCTGAACGATTCACGTGACAGTGTGGCGCGCTTGCTCCAACAGATAACGCAGATTTCTCAAGATGTGAATATTGCGTCATCAGAAATGAACAACGCAAACCAGCAAACGGTGAGCATCTTGAACAATATTCAAGACATTGATTCACATGTTGAAGAGACAGACCAGCTGTTAAAGAGCAATATCGCCATCGCTCAAAAGCTCGATACCATCTACAAACAAGGTGAGATAAGCAATCAGAATGTGACGGTCATCCGCGAGCAGTTCATTCACTAA
- a CDS encoding LysR substrate-binding domain-containing protein → MDLAKFDLNLLKTLIVLLKVQNTNKAAEILGTSQPAVSRNLAKIRSEIGDQLFIRQSRGFTLTPKAEELANVLPRLLDELQVSLQSTEFKPEELNGTLRIALNAFIMETHGYKIIQALSEQAPNVTIELHSYTVTTATQLLTGELDFAINFYPLDVSKQLRQVKVGGYSFQGLCRKDHPRAGAVLDLDDFANLDLLGLIVPEFNSDQMIVKKLQAFKHFKPRMRSQNINPLLKEIRHSDAVLVCPMSILESLPNDNYALIKVHEKTTYNKLDLGLIYNSRFLQSSRFHWIESLIEKVLPPSSSH, encoded by the coding sequence ATGGATCTTGCTAAATTTGATTTAAACCTACTCAAAACCCTCATCGTGTTACTTAAGGTGCAAAACACCAACAAAGCGGCGGAAATACTGGGTACTAGCCAGCCTGCTGTCAGTCGTAACCTTGCTAAGATACGCAGTGAGATAGGTGACCAACTGTTCATTCGTCAGTCACGAGGCTTCACACTTACCCCCAAAGCGGAGGAACTGGCGAATGTTCTTCCACGATTGTTAGATGAACTTCAAGTCAGCCTTCAAAGCACGGAATTTAAGCCTGAGGAATTGAATGGCACGCTTCGCATCGCTCTCAATGCGTTTATCATGGAAACGCACGGTTACAAGATCATACAAGCGCTATCGGAACAAGCACCCAATGTCACTATCGAGCTGCACAGTTACACCGTCACAACAGCAACGCAATTACTCACAGGTGAACTCGATTTTGCAATTAACTTTTATCCGTTAGATGTCAGCAAGCAACTCAGACAAGTCAAAGTGGGTGGATACTCTTTTCAAGGTCTGTGCCGGAAAGATCACCCAAGAGCAGGCGCAGTATTAGACCTCGATGACTTTGCGAATCTTGACCTGTTAGGTCTGATTGTTCCTGAATTTAATTCTGACCAGATGATTGTTAAGAAACTTCAGGCATTCAAGCACTTTAAGCCACGCATGCGGTCGCAAAATATCAACCCTCTCCTCAAAGAAATCCGTCATTCAGACGCCGTTCTTGTATGCCCTATGAGCATCTTGGAATCACTACCAAACGACAATTACGCCTTAATCAAAGTTCATGAAAAGACCACATATAACAAACTAGACCTTGGTTTGATCTACAACAGCCGATTCCTTCAATCATCGCGCTTCCACTGGATTGAGTCTTTGATAGAAAAAGTCCTCCCACCCTCTTCAAGTCATTGA
- the galE gene encoding UDP-glucose 4-epimerase GalE: protein MNVLVTGGMGYIGSHTCVQMIEAGMEPIIVDNLCNAKSEVLNRIEALTGKRPTFYEGDIRDEAFLDSVFQNHDISSVIHFAGLKAVGESVAKPLEYYDNNVNGSLVLARCMRKAGVKSIVFSSSATVYGDPEIVPITENSPTGATTNPYGRSKYMVEQCLSDLFTAEDDWSITLLRYFNPVGAHPSGTMGEDPQGIPNNLMPFIAQVAVGRREKLAVFGNDYTTPDGTGVRDYIHVMDLADGHIAALKAVGEERGLHIFNLGTGKGSSVLEMVAAFSEACGHDVAYEICPRRPGDIAECWASTEKAEKVLGWKATRSIAAMTQDTWNWQSKNPQGY, encoded by the coding sequence ATGAACGTATTAGTAACGGGCGGAATGGGCTACATCGGTAGTCACACATGTGTCCAAATGATTGAAGCAGGCATGGAGCCGATCATTGTTGATAATCTCTGTAATGCCAAATCTGAAGTTTTAAACCGTATTGAAGCACTCACAGGAAAGCGCCCGACATTTTATGAAGGCGACATTCGAGATGAAGCGTTTTTAGACAGCGTTTTTCAGAATCATGATATTAGTTCAGTGATTCATTTTGCAGGACTTAAAGCTGTTGGTGAGTCAGTCGCTAAGCCGCTTGAGTACTATGACAACAACGTGAATGGGTCGTTGGTACTTGCTCGCTGCATGCGTAAAGCTGGCGTTAAGAGCATAGTATTCAGCTCCTCAGCAACGGTTTATGGTGACCCTGAAATTGTACCAATTACAGAGAACTCACCAACGGGTGCAACGACTAACCCGTATGGCCGTAGTAAGTACATGGTAGAGCAGTGTTTATCTGATCTATTTACAGCAGAAGATGACTGGAGCATTACACTGCTTCGTTACTTTAACCCAGTCGGTGCGCACCCATCAGGCACCATGGGAGAAGACCCACAAGGTATCCCAAATAACTTGATGCCGTTCATTGCACAAGTCGCGGTTGGACGTCGAGAAAAATTGGCTGTGTTTGGTAACGATTACACTACGCCGGATGGCACAGGTGTACGAGATTACATCCACGTGATGGACCTCGCAGATGGCCATATTGCAGCACTGAAAGCAGTGGGTGAAGAGCGTGGCTTACACATCTTCAACCTAGGTACAGGTAAAGGCTCTAGTGTTTTAGAGATGGTTGCAGCCTTCAGTGAGGCCTGTGGTCACGATGTCGCTTATGAAATTTGCCCGCGTCGACCTGGTGATATCGCAGAGTGTTGGGCAAGCACAGAGAAAGCTGAGAAAGTACTGGGCTGGAAAGCGACACGCTCGATAGCCGCAATGACACAAGATACATGGAATTGGCAATCTAAGAACCCTCAGGGTTACTAA
- a CDS encoding redoxin domain-containing protein: MAHSVKLKAGDSFPAMTATLLDGSSVTLGKPQGEATWQAVFVYRGRHCPLCTKYLNEIESYKQAFADAGVDILAVSGDAKHQLEKHLEKVDISFPIAYGLSEEQMKELGLYISIPRSEQETDHNFAEPGLFVVNEHGNVHVVDISNNPFVRPELGALTRGLSWIRDPNNHYPIRGTLDY, from the coding sequence ATGGCACATTCAGTGAAACTTAAAGCGGGTGATTCGTTCCCAGCAATGACAGCAACTTTGCTTGATGGTTCAAGTGTTACGCTAGGCAAACCCCAAGGAGAGGCAACTTGGCAGGCAGTCTTTGTTTATCGTGGCAGACATTGCCCACTGTGCACTAAGTACCTCAACGAAATTGAGAGCTACAAACAAGCGTTCGCTGATGCCGGCGTGGATATCTTAGCGGTGTCTGGTGATGCCAAACATCAGCTAGAGAAGCATTTAGAAAAAGTGGATATCAGTTTTCCGATAGCTTACGGATTGTCGGAAGAGCAGATGAAAGAGCTGGGGCTGTATATCTCTATTCCGCGTTCTGAGCAGGAAACCGATCATAACTTTGCCGAGCCAGGCCTATTTGTTGTCAACGAGCACGGTAATGTTCATGTGGTTGATATCTCGAACAATCCATTTGTGAGACCCGAGCTAGGAGCCCTAACACGTGGCCTATCATGGATTCGTGACCCAAATAATCACTACCCAATTCGCGGAACGCTGGATTACTAG
- the galK gene encoding galactokinase, protein MSDLVQKVRASFEAVLGYEPTHFIQAPGRVNLIGEHTDYNDGFVLPCAINYQTVVAAAKREDNIVRLVSVDYDNATDEFDLTKEIEFQQDKMWANYIRGVVKCLQDSHFEFKGFDLSVSGNVPQGAGLSSSAALEVVIGQTIKELYDLDITQAEIAINGQQAENEFVGCNCGIMDQMISAEGRKNHALLLDCRYLKTQAVSMPEDMSVVIINSNKKRGLVDSEYNTRREQCEEAARIFGVEALRDVTIEQFKAREAELDPMVAKRARHVITENDRTVEAAEALRKHDMKRMGELMAESHASMRDDFEITVPEIDTLVEIVKKVVGDEGGVRMTGGGFGGCIVALVPPALVSDIKAAVEREYEAATGLKEDIYVCQAKDGAGLIA, encoded by the coding sequence ATGTCTGACTTAGTCCAAAAAGTGAGAGCTTCATTTGAAGCGGTACTAGGCTACGAGCCAACACATTTTATCCAAGCGCCTGGTCGCGTTAATCTGATTGGTGAACATACAGATTACAATGATGGCTTTGTATTGCCTTGTGCAATCAACTATCAAACCGTGGTTGCAGCAGCGAAGCGAGAGGACAATATTGTTCGCTTGGTTTCTGTTGATTATGACAACGCGACCGATGAGTTTGACCTTACGAAAGAGATCGAATTTCAACAAGACAAAATGTGGGCAAACTACATTCGTGGTGTTGTGAAGTGCCTACAAGACAGCCATTTTGAATTTAAGGGCTTTGACCTTTCAGTGAGTGGTAATGTCCCTCAGGGTGCCGGCTTGAGCTCGTCAGCGGCATTGGAAGTGGTGATTGGTCAGACAATTAAAGAGCTGTACGACCTAGATATTACCCAAGCAGAGATCGCGATTAATGGCCAGCAAGCTGAGAATGAATTTGTTGGCTGCAACTGTGGCATCATGGACCAAATGATTTCAGCAGAAGGGCGTAAAAATCATGCACTTCTGTTGGACTGCCGTTATTTGAAGACGCAAGCGGTGTCAATGCCTGAAGACATGTCGGTTGTGATCATCAACTCAAATAAAAAACGTGGCTTGGTGGACAGTGAATACAACACACGCCGTGAGCAGTGTGAAGAAGCCGCACGTATCTTTGGTGTTGAAGCGCTGCGTGATGTAACTATTGAACAGTTCAAAGCGCGTGAAGCTGAACTTGACCCAATGGTGGCAAAACGCGCTCGTCACGTGATTACCGAAAACGATCGTACTGTTGAAGCTGCAGAAGCCCTGCGTAAGCATGACATGAAGCGTATGGGTGAATTGATGGCCGAATCACATGCTTCAATGCGCGATGACTTTGAGATTACCGTGCCTGAGATCGATACCTTGGTCGAGATTGTCAAGAAAGTGGTGGGTGATGAAGGTGGCGTTCGCATGACGGGTGGTGGTTTTGGCGGTTGTATCGTTGCACTTGTTCCACCAGCACTGGTCAGCGACATCAAAGCGGCTGTAGAGCGCGAATATGAAGCGGCTACGGGTTTGAAAGAAGACATTTACGTTTGTCAGGCGAAAGATGGCGCTGGTCTTATTGCATAA